From the Anguilla anguilla isolate fAngAng1 chromosome 6, fAngAng1.pri, whole genome shotgun sequence genome, one window contains:
- the znf513a gene encoding zinc finger protein 513a isoform X1, translated as MPRRKQLNPQPVKLDSEDGLGSADPASFVLESDFLLERHLQFDENDTEHQILEPERGEGDTAELIGLEEFPLCFTPLSMESQADHAQDPESEAEEGGACASCGQSLSLAGPYCPRCGDRGKGRGFRSDPAPHADEDEDEDEALQGGGEEGGDGPPKLHTCKLCSFSSRYSNHLKRHMKTHNGEKPYRCPLCAYASAQLVNLQRHLRIHTGEKPYSCAHCHFACSSLGNLKRHQRMHAQEQHSHCSTPLHRHVTGQAAAEGTDESAGEAVLRSHHHGDHLNPGNDPPQDAGGTGGGARAVGVANALPELLFPFTCRLCGVVLDDEDGTSAQICSSCTLDMLTKAPPSSPGERGERVFSCALCSFTTQYPNHLARHMKTHSGEKPYKCPQCDYASAHFDNLKRHHRVHTGEKPYKCHLCDYACGNLANLKRHQRIHSGAKPFQCAVCSYSCNQSMNLKRHMLRHTGEKPFCCQECPYTTGHWDNYKRHQRKHGHSAHGWVKVQLPHTEEEEDEEEEEEEEEDV; from the exons ATGCCCAGAAGAAAACAGTTGAATCCGCAACCTGTAAAAT TGGATTCTGAAGATGGTTTAGGTTCTGCAGATCCAGCAAGCTTTGTCCTGGAAAGTGACTTCCTGTTGGAGCGACACCTGCAGTTCGATGAGAATGACACTGAGCACCAGATCCTAGAGccggagagaggagaaggag ACACGGCTGAGCTGATTGGTTTGGAGGAGTTCCCCCTGTGCTTCACTCCCCTCAGCATGGAGAGCCAGGCAGACCACGCCCAGGACCCTGAGAGCGAGGCGGAGGAGGGCGGAGCTTGTGCAAGCTGCGGCCAATCACTGAGCCTGGCTGGGCCGTACTGCCCACGCTGTGGAGACCGAGGGAAAGGGCGGGGCTTCCGctcagaccccgccccccatgccgatgaggatgaggatgaggatgaggcgCTGCAGGGCGGTGGAGAGGAAGGTGGGGACGGCCCCCCCAAACTGCACACCTGCAAGCTGTGCAGCTTCTCCTCCCGCTACTCCAACCACCTGAAGCGGCACATGAAGACGCACAACGGCGAGAAGCCGTACCGCTGCCCGCTCTGCGCATACGCGTCTGCGCAGCTGGTCAACCTGCAGCGCCACCTGCGCATCCACACCGGCGAGAAACCCTACAGCTGCGCCCACTGCCACTTTGCCTGCAGCTCCCTGGGCAACCTGAAGAGGCACCAGCGCATGCATGCGCAGgaacagcacagtcactgcagCACCCCGCTGCACAGGCATGTGACAGGACAGGCTGCAGCGGAGGGGACGGATGAGTCTGCTGGAG AGGCTGTGCTGCGCTCTCATCACCATGGCGACCACCTGAACCCAGGGAATGACCCACCACAGGATGCAGGCGGGACTGGAGGTGGGGCTAGGGCAGTGGGTGTGGCCAATGCCCTCCCGGAGCTGCTGTTCCCCTTCACCTGCCGGCTGTGCGGGGTGGTCCTGGACGACGAGGACGGCACGTCTGCGCAgatctgcagcagctgcacgCTGGACATGCTGACCAAGGCCCCGCCCAGCAGCCCGGGGGAGAGGGGCGAGCGGGTGTTCTCCTGCGCCCTGTGCTCCTTCACCACCCAGTACCCCAACCACCTGGCCCGCCACATGAAGACCCACAGCGGGGAGAAGCCCTACAAGTGCCCCCAGTGCGACTACGCCTCCGCCCACTTCGACAACCTGAAGCGCCACCACCGCGTGCACACGGGCGAGAAGCCCTACAAGTGCCACCTGTGCGACTACGCCTGCGGCAACCTGGCCAACCTCAAACGGCACCAACGGATCCACTCCGGCGCCAAGCCCTTCCAGTGCGCCGTGTGCAGCTACAGCTGCAACCAGAGCATGAACCTGAAGCGGCACATGCTGCGGCACACCGGTGAGAAGCCCTTCTGCTGCCAGGAGTGCCCCTACACCACCGGCCACTGGGACAACTACAAACGGCACCAGAGGAAGCATGGCCACTCCGCACATGGCTGGGTCAAAGTGCAGCTGCCCCacaccgaggaggaggaggacgaagaggaggaggaggaggaggaggaggatgtgtAG
- the znf513a gene encoding zinc finger protein 513a isoform X2 gives MESQADHAQDPESEAEEGGACASCGQSLSLAGPYCPRCGDRGKGRGFRSDPAPHADEDEDEDEALQGGGEEGGDGPPKLHTCKLCSFSSRYSNHLKRHMKTHNGEKPYRCPLCAYASAQLVNLQRHLRIHTGEKPYSCAHCHFACSSLGNLKRHQRMHAQEQHSHCSTPLHRHVTGQAAAEGTDESAGEAVLRSHHHGDHLNPGNDPPQDAGGTGGGARAVGVANALPELLFPFTCRLCGVVLDDEDGTSAQICSSCTLDMLTKAPPSSPGERGERVFSCALCSFTTQYPNHLARHMKTHSGEKPYKCPQCDYASAHFDNLKRHHRVHTGEKPYKCHLCDYACGNLANLKRHQRIHSGAKPFQCAVCSYSCNQSMNLKRHMLRHTGEKPFCCQECPYTTGHWDNYKRHQRKHGHSAHGWVKVQLPHTEEEEDEEEEEEEEEDV, from the exons ATGGAGAGCCAGGCAGACCACGCCCAGGACCCTGAGAGCGAGGCGGAGGAGGGCGGAGCTTGTGCAAGCTGCGGCCAATCACTGAGCCTGGCTGGGCCGTACTGCCCACGCTGTGGAGACCGAGGGAAAGGGCGGGGCTTCCGctcagaccccgccccccatgccgatgaggatgaggatgaggatgaggcgCTGCAGGGCGGTGGAGAGGAAGGTGGGGACGGCCCCCCCAAACTGCACACCTGCAAGCTGTGCAGCTTCTCCTCCCGCTACTCCAACCACCTGAAGCGGCACATGAAGACGCACAACGGCGAGAAGCCGTACCGCTGCCCGCTCTGCGCATACGCGTCTGCGCAGCTGGTCAACCTGCAGCGCCACCTGCGCATCCACACCGGCGAGAAACCCTACAGCTGCGCCCACTGCCACTTTGCCTGCAGCTCCCTGGGCAACCTGAAGAGGCACCAGCGCATGCATGCGCAGgaacagcacagtcactgcagCACCCCGCTGCACAGGCATGTGACAGGACAGGCTGCAGCGGAGGGGACGGATGAGTCTGCTGGAG AGGCTGTGCTGCGCTCTCATCACCATGGCGACCACCTGAACCCAGGGAATGACCCACCACAGGATGCAGGCGGGACTGGAGGTGGGGCTAGGGCAGTGGGTGTGGCCAATGCCCTCCCGGAGCTGCTGTTCCCCTTCACCTGCCGGCTGTGCGGGGTGGTCCTGGACGACGAGGACGGCACGTCTGCGCAgatctgcagcagctgcacgCTGGACATGCTGACCAAGGCCCCGCCCAGCAGCCCGGGGGAGAGGGGCGAGCGGGTGTTCTCCTGCGCCCTGTGCTCCTTCACCACCCAGTACCCCAACCACCTGGCCCGCCACATGAAGACCCACAGCGGGGAGAAGCCCTACAAGTGCCCCCAGTGCGACTACGCCTCCGCCCACTTCGACAACCTGAAGCGCCACCACCGCGTGCACACGGGCGAGAAGCCCTACAAGTGCCACCTGTGCGACTACGCCTGCGGCAACCTGGCCAACCTCAAACGGCACCAACGGATCCACTCCGGCGCCAAGCCCTTCCAGTGCGCCGTGTGCAGCTACAGCTGCAACCAGAGCATGAACCTGAAGCGGCACATGCTGCGGCACACCGGTGAGAAGCCCTTCTGCTGCCAGGAGTGCCCCTACACCACCGGCCACTGGGACAACTACAAACGGCACCAGAGGAAGCATGGCCACTCCGCACATGGCTGGGTCAAAGTGCAGCTGCCCCacaccgaggaggaggaggacgaagaggaggaggaggaggaggaggaggatgtgtAG